One Phalacrocorax aristotelis chromosome 12, bGulAri2.1, whole genome shotgun sequence DNA window includes the following coding sequences:
- the HMX3 gene encoding homeobox protein HMX3: MPETGQEPPSAPPPPAKESFYIKNLLNGDPPKAPPKQPRALFAPSGKAAVDGGGFALSQVGDLAFPRFEIPAPRFALSAHCLERAQTWWYPYALTPAGAHLPRTEAAEKSLLRDSSPASGTDRDSPEPLLKAEGEQKELDSKSPDEIVLEESDSEEAKKEGGAEDWKKREESPEKKPCRKKKTRTVFSRSQVFQLESTFDMKRYLSSSERAGLAASLHLTETQVKIWFQNRRNKWKRQLAAELEAANLSHAAAQRIVRVPILYHENSGAEGGAGGGGAPGTQPLLTFPHPVYYSHPVVTSVPLLRPV, from the exons ATGCCGGAGACCGGGCAGGAGCCGCCcagcgccccgccgccgcccgccaaGGAGTCCTTCTACATCAAGAACCTGCTCAACGGCGACCCCCCCAAGGCGCCCCCCAAGCAGCCGCGGGCGCTGTTCGCCCCGTCGGGCAAGGCGGCGGTGGACGGCGGCGGCTTCGCCCTCTCGCAGGTGGGGGACCTCGCCTTCCCCCGCTTCGAGATCCCGGCGCCGCGCTTCGCCCTGAGCGCCCACTGCCTGGAGCGCGCCCAGACCTGGTGGTACCCCTACGCCCTGACCCCCGCCGGAGCCCACCTGCCCCGCACAGAAG CCGCCGAGAAATCCCTGCTGAGGGACTCGTCCCCCGCCTCGGGTACCGACCGGGACTCCCCGGAGCCGCTGCTGAAGGCGGAGGGGGAGCAGAAGGAGCTGGACTCCAAGAGCCCCGACGAGATCGTTCTGGAGGAGAGCGACTCGGAGGAGGCGAAGAAGGAGGGCGGCGCGGAGGACTGGAAGAAGCGGGAGGAGAGCCCGGAGAAGAAACCCTGCCGCAAGAAGAAGACGCGCACGGTGTTCAGCCGCAGCCAGGTTTTCCAGCTGGAGTCCACCTTCGACATGAAGCGCTACCTGAGCAGCTCGGAGCGGGCCGGCCTGGCCGCCTCCCTCCACCTGACAGAGACCCAGGTGAAGATTTGGTTCCAAAATCGCCGCAACAAGTGGAAGAGGCAGCTGGCGGCCGAGCTGGAGGCAGCCAACCTCTCCCACGCCGCCGCGCAGCGCATCGTCCGCGTCCCCATCCTCTACCACGAGAACTCGGGCGCGgaggggggcgcggggggcggcggagCCCCCGGTACCCAGCCCCTCCTCACCTTCCCTCACCCTGTCTACTATTCCCACCCCGTGGTCACCTCCGTGCCGCTCCTCCGGCCCGTCTGA